The following are encoded together in the Flavobacterium sp. TR2 genome:
- a CDS encoding DNA translocase FtsK codes for MAKNKKETADKKNDKQEGNKKSFKISKQQKFVLGCLLVLFSIALLVAFISFYVNGQWQNDQSVVNQLSDRTEVAENWLGKFGAYLADLIIYRGFGLASFVFVRLFFLTGMFLALELSTQKLKNTWFWDMFAIIIVSILFGFFATSAPELGGTIGYELNLFLQDYLGKTGTLLTLLFGLIVYLIFKIKLSPEKIQSYFDSTKKEFKSELDTLKPAVNEPESAYNLEEFAIKEEVESDPEIDDIHIKTVDTQFELNKEALKPTISHASEIELNPILKPIQPPPVQITATPEEAFVIEKAEEEDIIEENLASRLVADFGLFDPTLDLSNYKFPTIDLLKEYSTGGITINQEELEENKNKIVDTLRNYKIEIAQIKATVGPSVTLYEIVPEAGIRISKIKSLEDDIALSLSALGIRIIAPIPGKGTIGIEVPNKNPTMVSMKSVIGAAKFQEAEMELPIALGKTISNETFVVDLAKMPHLLMAGATGQGKSVGLNAVLTSLLYKKHPAEVKFVLVDPKKVELTLFNKIERHYLAKLPDTEDAIITDNAKVVNTLNSLCVEMDNRYSLLKDAMVRNIKEYNEKFKSRKLNPEAGHRFLPYIVLVVDEFADLIMTAGKEVEVPIARLAQLARAIGIHLIIATQRPSVNVITGLIKANFPARIAFRVTSKIDSRTILDTQGADQLIGRGDLLYTNGNDVIRVQCAFIDTPEVEKITDFIGGQKAYATAYLLPEFVGEESGINLDIDISERDTLFREAAEIIVNAQQGSASLLQRKLKLGYNRAGRLIDQLEAAGIVGPFEGSKARSVNILDLNALDQFFNNEQN; via the coding sequence ATGGCAAAAAATAAAAAAGAAACTGCAGATAAAAAAAACGACAAACAAGAAGGAAATAAAAAATCTTTTAAGATATCTAAACAGCAAAAATTTGTTTTAGGATGTCTTTTGGTTCTTTTTTCTATCGCCCTATTGGTCGCATTTATTTCTTTTTATGTAAATGGACAATGGCAAAACGATCAAAGTGTTGTAAACCAACTTAGCGACCGTACTGAAGTTGCAGAGAACTGGCTCGGAAAATTCGGAGCTTATCTTGCTGATTTAATTATCTACAGAGGTTTTGGACTTGCTTCTTTCGTTTTCGTGCGTTTATTTTTCCTTACCGGAATGTTTTTAGCGTTGGAACTTTCAACTCAAAAGCTAAAAAACACTTGGTTCTGGGATATGTTTGCCATCATTATCGTTTCTATATTATTTGGCTTCTTTGCTACTTCTGCACCAGAATTAGGAGGAACAATTGGGTATGAATTAAATTTATTCCTGCAGGATTACCTAGGAAAAACAGGTACTCTGCTTACACTGCTTTTTGGTTTGATTGTCTACTTGATTTTCAAAATCAAATTATCGCCAGAAAAAATCCAATCGTATTTTGATTCAACCAAAAAAGAATTCAAATCTGAATTAGACACTTTAAAACCTGCTGTAAATGAACCAGAAAGCGCTTATAATCTGGAAGAATTTGCAATTAAAGAAGAAGTAGAAAGCGATCCTGAAATAGATGATATTCACATCAAAACAGTTGACACGCAATTCGAACTTAACAAGGAAGCTTTAAAGCCAACAATTTCTCATGCTTCAGAAATTGAATTAAACCCGATTTTAAAACCTATTCAACCGCCGCCTGTACAAATTACTGCCACTCCAGAAGAGGCATTTGTAATAGAAAAAGCAGAGGAAGAAGATATTATTGAAGAAAACTTGGCTTCACGTCTCGTTGCCGATTTCGGATTATTTGATCCAACTTTGGATTTATCAAATTACAAATTTCCAACCATCGATTTATTAAAAGAATATTCGACAGGCGGAATTACGATAAATCAAGAAGAATTAGAAGAAAACAAAAATAAGATTGTAGATACGCTTCGCAATTACAAAATTGAAATCGCACAGATTAAAGCAACCGTTGGACCATCGGTTACTTTATATGAAATTGTACCAGAAGCGGGAATCAGAATTTCAAAAATTAAGAGCCTGGAAGATGATATCGCTTTATCATTATCAGCATTAGGAATTCGTATTATTGCACCAATTCCAGGAAAAGGAACTATCGGTATTGAGGTTCCAAACAAAAACCCAACTATGGTTTCTATGAAAAGCGTCATTGGAGCCGCAAAATTCCAAGAAGCCGAAATGGAATTGCCAATTGCACTAGGAAAAACCATTTCTAACGAAACTTTTGTTGTCGATCTTGCTAAAATGCCTCACTTATTGATGGCGGGAGCAACTGGACAAGGAAAGTCTGTTGGATTAAATGCGGTTTTAACTTCGCTTTTATACAAAAAACATCCAGCAGAAGTAAAATTTGTTTTGGTCGATCCGAAAAAAGTTGAGCTTACGCTTTTCAACAAAATTGAAAGACATTATTTGGCCAAACTTCCTGACACAGAAGATGCTATTATTACAGATAATGCAAAAGTTGTCAATACTTTAAATTCCCTTTGCGTGGAAATGGATAATCGCTATTCTTTATTGAAAGATGCGATGGTTCGTAATATTAAAGAATACAACGAAAAATTTAAGTCTAGAAAATTAAATCCAGAAGCTGGCCACCGATTTTTACCATACATTGTTCTGGTTGTCGATGAGTTTGCCGATTTGATTATGACCGCAGGAAAAGAAGTCGAAGTTCCAATTGCACGTCTGGCCCAATTAGCCCGAGCCATTGGTATCCACCTGATTATTGCTACACAAAGACCATCTGTAAACGTTATTACAGGTTTAATCAAAGCCAATTTCCCTGCCAGAATTGCGTTTAGAGTAACTTCAAAAATTGACTCTAGAACTATTTTAGACACTCAGGGAGCCGATCAGTTGATTGGACGCGGAGATTTATTATACACCAATGGAAACGATGTAATTCGTGTGCAATGTGCTTTCATTGACACGCCTGAAGTGGAAAAAATTACAGACTTTATTGGAGGACAAAAAGCATACGCTACAGCTTATTTGCTTCCAGAGTTTGTTGGAGAAGAAAGTGGCATCAATCTTGATATAGATATTTCCGAAAGAGATACTTTATTTAGAGAAGCGGCAGAGATAATTGTCAATGCACAGCAGGGTTCTGCTTCTTTATTGCAACGAAAACTAAAATTAGGATACAACAGAGCGGGTCGTTTGATCGACCAACTTGAGGCAGCAGGTATTGTTGGTCCGTTTGAAGGCAGTAAAGCACGCAGTGTAAACATCTTAGATTTAAATGCTCTTGATCAATTTTTTAATAATGAACAAAATTAA
- a CDS encoding diacylglycerol kinase family protein, whose protein sequence is MEFQKDNTFVTGRLKSMTYAFNGAVKLIKTEHSIMVQFSLGIIMTILGFYFHISQTEWLCQTLAIGLVLAIEGLNTAVEKIADFIHPDYSKRIGFIKDIAAGAVFFAAMTAIAIGLIIYIPKF, encoded by the coding sequence ATGGAGTTTCAAAAAGACAACACATTTGTTACAGGCCGTTTAAAAAGCATGACTTATGCTTTTAACGGCGCTGTAAAATTAATTAAGACAGAACACAGCATTATGGTCCAATTTTCATTAGGAATCATAATGACTATTTTAGGTTTTTATTTTCATATTTCACAAACCGAATGGCTTTGTCAAACTCTGGCAATCGGTTTAGTTTTAGCAATCGAAGGATTAAACACAGCAGTTGAAAAAATTGCCGACTTTATCCATCCTGATTACAGCAAACGAATCGGATTTATTAAAGATATTGCTGCTGGAGCGGTATTTTTTGCCGCAATGACTGCAATTGCAATAGGCTTGATTATTTATATTCCAAAATTTTAG
- the tpx gene encoding thiol peroxidase, with translation MASITLGGNPVHTSGELPAVGSQLADFKLVQNDLSVASLSTFAGKKLVLNIFPSVDTGTCATSVRTFNASASGLENTTVLCISRDLPFAQKRFCGAEGLENVVNLSDFQTGAFGKANGLEIVDGPLAGLHSRAIIVVDADGKIVHTEQVAEIANEPNYEAALAAL, from the coding sequence ATGGCATCTATCACATTAGGAGGAAATCCAGTTCATACATCAGGCGAATTGCCAGCTGTTGGATCACAATTAGCTGACTTCAAATTAGTACAAAACGATTTATCAGTTGCTTCTTTAAGCACTTTCGCTGGTAAAAAATTAGTTTTAAACATCTTCCCAAGTGTTGATACAGGAACTTGCGCAACATCTGTAAGAACTTTCAATGCAAGTGCAAGCGGATTGGAAAACACAACAGTTTTATGCATTTCTAGAGATTTGCCTTTCGCTCAAAAACGTTTCTGCGGTGCCGAAGGTTTAGAAAATGTAGTAAACTTATCAGATTTTCAAACTGGAGCTTTTGGTAAAGCAAACGGTTTAGAAATCGTTGACGGACCTTTAGCAGGTTTACATTCAAGAGCCATCATTGTTGTTGATGCTGACGGTAAAATCGTTCACACAGAACAAGTTGCAGAAATCGCAAACGAACCAAATTACGAAGCAGCTTTAGCCGCATTATAA
- a CDS encoding DUF6952 family protein, giving the protein MKLPVIKHLTQFIEENDQDYIIETIEVLEAMTEIPSLKDEELDVIGELISNMYGALEVQKLIAQGTDKKEALNTFMKRVLGSIDK; this is encoded by the coding sequence ATGAAATTACCAGTAATTAAGCATTTAACGCAATTCATCGAAGAAAACGATCAAGATTACATTATAGAAACTATCGAAGTTCTAGAAGCCATGACTGAAATTCCTTCTCTAAAAGATGAAGAATTAGATGTAATCGGCGAATTGATTTCAAATATGTACGGTGCCCTTGAAGTGCAAAAATTGATAGCACAAGGAACAGACAAAAAAGAAGCTTTAAATACGTTCATGAAACGTGTACTAGGCTCTATCGATAAATAA
- a CDS encoding thioredoxin family protein — protein sequence MLIDLNEDTLADLVAKNEKVVVQYSASWCGNCRIMKPKFKKLATENEAITFVLVDAENSPESRKLANVSNLPTFATFVNGQLVGETQTNKQEVLIDLVNAIA from the coding sequence ATGTTAATCGACTTAAACGAAGATACGTTAGCAGATTTAGTTGCTAAAAACGAAAAAGTAGTAGTGCAATATTCAGCTTCATGGTGCGGAAATTGCCGTATTATGAAACCAAAATTCAAAAAATTAGCAACAGAAAATGAAGCTATCACTTTTGTTTTGGTTGATGCAGAAAATTCTCCTGAATCAAGAAAATTAGCTAATGTAAGCAACTTGCCAACATTCGCAACTTTCGTAAACGGACAATTGGTTGGTGAAACGCAAACTAACAAACAAGAAGTTTTAATCGATCTTGTAAACGCAATTGCTTAA
- a CDS encoding peroxiredoxin, whose amino-acid sequence MSLVGKKFPSIAVDAISEMGDNLKINIFEEAVNNNKKVLLFWYPKDFTFVCPTELHAFQAALPEFEKRNTIVIGASCDTNEVHFAWLNTPKNNGGIEGVTYPILADTNRNLANILGILDIESTSYSEDTDSVIIEGSNVPYRATYLIDETGKIFHESVNDMPLGRNVNEYLRMVDAYTHIQTKGEVCPANWEAGKEAMTADRLSTAEYLSAN is encoded by the coding sequence ATGTCTTTAGTAGGAAAAAAATTCCCAAGTATTGCAGTAGATGCTATCTCAGAAATGGGTGACAATTTAAAAATCAACATTTTTGAAGAAGCAGTAAACAACAACAAAAAAGTATTATTGTTTTGGTACCCAAAAGATTTCACTTTTGTATGTCCAACAGAATTACACGCCTTTCAGGCTGCTTTACCAGAATTTGAAAAAAGAAATACTATCGTAATCGGTGCTTCTTGTGATACAAACGAAGTTCACTTTGCTTGGTTAAATACTCCAAAAAACAATGGTGGAATCGAAGGTGTTACTTACCCAATCTTAGCAGATACAAACCGTAACTTAGCTAACATTTTAGGTATTCTTGATATCGAATCTACAAGCTATAGCGAAGATACAGATTCAGTTATCATCGAAGGTTCAAACGTTCCTTACAGAGCTACTTACCTAATTGACGAAACTGGAAAAATTTTCCACGAAAGCGTAAACGATATGCCATTAGGACGTAACGTAAACGAATACTTAAGAATGGTTGACGCTTACACTCACATCCAAACTAAAGGTGAAGTTTGTCCTGCAAACTGGGAAGCTGGTAAAGAAGCAATGACTGCTGACAGATTAAGCACTGCTGAATACTTAAGCGCAAACTAA
- a CDS encoding glycoside hydrolase family 3 protein produces the protein MKITAEALKQKIGQFFFPAVFINDTEENIQETERLIKEHNIGGLTFFHSRASAATNYESKKKVVFNDDSYEKIKALIVRYQKAASTPLLISIDAEWGLAMRIEKTPQYPYAITLGALPANKSNLVYEAGKQIGLDLKAAGIQYNLSPLADINNNPNNPVIGYRSFGEDKKKVADFSIEYLKGMSEAGVLGCLKHFPGHGNTNVDSHLGLPVLKETLEELLDNELYPFIKGIENNVDSIMIGHLAVPSLNDGKDTSATLSKAIIQDLLRDKLGYDGLVISDALNMHSVSKLYETKGQLEWEAFNAGNDVLCFAENVPEGIEAIYKNASPDRIFESYNRIMKAKEKAGILSGNTAASGELNFEKTSKINLEIAQNAITEIIDNSSAELAFDAQKSNKLAKLSLYKNTENTFFKTLNAKLDSPEFAFENLEASDIATIRKELENFETIIISLFVPKAKPLNNFEIDNEVLELLSELLQTKKCIVFVFGNPYALPLIPNLKKASGLIQAYQDFEEFQKTAGVQFLEKNIFNGVLPVNIEIQ, from the coding sequence ATGAAAATCACAGCCGAAGCATTAAAACAAAAAATAGGACAATTTTTCTTTCCAGCAGTATTTATCAACGATACTGAAGAAAATATTCAAGAAACAGAGCGCCTTATTAAAGAACATAATATTGGGGGACTGACCTTTTTTCACAGTCGTGCGAGTGCTGCAACCAATTACGAAAGCAAGAAAAAGGTAGTTTTTAACGATGACAGTTACGAAAAAATCAAAGCTTTGATTGTTCGTTATCAAAAAGCCGCTTCTACCCCACTTTTGATCAGTATTGATGCCGAATGGGGATTGGCCATGCGAATCGAAAAAACACCGCAATATCCGTATGCGATTACGCTTGGCGCTCTGCCAGCAAATAAATCAAATCTAGTTTACGAAGCTGGAAAACAGATTGGTTTAGATTTGAAAGCTGCCGGAATTCAGTATAATTTATCGCCTTTGGCAGACATTAACAACAACCCAAACAATCCAGTAATTGGTTACCGTTCTTTTGGAGAAGATAAAAAAAAGGTAGCCGATTTTTCTATTGAATATTTAAAAGGAATGTCTGAAGCTGGTGTTTTAGGCTGTCTAAAACACTTTCCTGGACATGGAAATACGAATGTCGATTCACATTTAGGATTACCGGTTTTAAAAGAAACTTTAGAAGAATTGTTGGATAACGAATTATATCCTTTCATTAAAGGAATTGAAAACAATGTCGATTCTATTATGATCGGGCATTTGGCTGTTCCGAGTTTAAACGACGGAAAAGATACTTCTGCTACGTTATCAAAAGCGATTATTCAGGATCTTTTGCGTGATAAATTAGGGTACGATGGCTTAGTAATTTCTGATGCTTTAAATATGCATAGCGTTTCTAAATTGTACGAAACCAAAGGACAATTGGAATGGGAAGCTTTCAATGCCGGAAATGATGTTTTGTGTTTCGCTGAAAATGTTCCCGAAGGAATTGAAGCAATCTATAAAAACGCTTCTCCTGACCGTATTTTCGAAAGCTACAACCGAATTATGAAAGCCAAAGAAAAAGCTGGAATCCTATCTGGAAATACTGCTGCTTCAGGCGAATTAAATTTCGAAAAAACATCAAAAATAAACTTAGAAATTGCACAAAATGCAATTACCGAAATTATAGACAATTCAAGCGCTGAACTGGCTTTTGACGCTCAGAAAAGCAACAAATTAGCCAAACTGAGTTTATATAAGAATACTGAAAATACATTTTTCAAAACATTAAATGCAAAACTTGATTCTCCAGAATTTGCTTTTGAAAATTTAGAAGCTTCAGATATTGCAACAATCAGAAAGGAATTAGAAAATTTTGAAACAATCATCATTTCATTATTTGTTCCAAAAGCAAAACCGCTGAATAATTTTGAAATTGATAATGAAGTTTTAGAATTGCTTTCTGAATTACTGCAGACCAAAAAATGCATTGTTTTTGTGTTCGGAAATCCATACGCATTGCCTTTAATTCCTAACCTCAAAAAGGCTTCAGGATTAATTCAGGCATATCAGGATTTTGAAGAATTTCAAAAAACAGCAGGAGTTCAATTTTTAGAGAAAAATATTTTCAACGGTGTTTTACCAGTAAACATTGAGATTCAATAA